GCAGGCGCTGGCTCCATGCGCCGGCGCAGACGACGAACTGGCCGCCGCCCGCTTCTGCCTTACCGCAGCGCAGTGAAACGATGCGTGAGCCGGCCTGGCAAAAGCCAAGAACTTCACTGTTCTCGATGACATTGACATCCATGCGCGAAAGCGCGCCGCGCAAGGCTTTGAGCAGGCGCGGCGGCCTCACCTGAGCGGCGCTCGGTAACCACCACGCTTCGCGTTCCACGGAAAGTTGCGGCACGATGGCGCGCGCCGCAACTTTCTCACTTCCCGCGCAAGAAGCCGCCAGCCATTGGCGCGCGCGAACGTCGTCGCGCTCATCGTCGTCCATGGCGAGCATCAGCATGCCCGAACGCCGATATTTGCAGTCGATTCCGCTCGCTTCTTCCAGTGACGCAACCCAATCCGGGTAGAGCGATTCGCTGTAGCGGGCGAGATCGATTACCGCATTGTCATAATCCCACGGCGGCAGCACCGACAGGATACCGGCCCCGGCCCACGACGATTCGCGGCCCACTCGGCCGCGCTCGATCAGCGTGACTGATGCGCCGCGCCGCGCCAGTTCATACGCAGTCGCAAGACCGATCACGC
The genomic region above belongs to Burkholderiales bacterium and contains:
- a CDS encoding FAD-dependent oxidoreductase, whose protein sequence is MYPDFIIVGAGVIGLATAYELARRGASVTLIERGRVGRESSWAGAGILSVLPPWDYDNAVIDLARYSESLYPDWVASLEEASGIDCKYRRSGMLMLAMDDDERDDVRARQWLAASCAGSEKVAARAIVPQLSVEREAWWLPSAAQVRPPRLLKALRGALSRMDVNVIENSEVLGFCQAGSRIVSLRCGKAEAGGGQFVVCAGAWSQRLLGEHALALDIQPVRGQMLLFNCAPHTLGPMLLEDDFYLVPRADGHILAGSTVENVGFDK